A genomic segment from Nicotiana tabacum cultivar K326 chromosome 7, ASM71507v2, whole genome shotgun sequence encodes:
- the LOC107811739 gene encoding phragmoplastin DRP1E, with protein sequence MESLIGLVNRIQRACTALGDYGGGDNAFSSLWDALPSVAVVGGQSSGKSSVLESIVGRDFLPRGSGIVTRRPLVLQLHKTDDGQQEYAEFGHLPRRRFTDFAVVRKEISDETDRITGKTKQISPVPIHLSIYSPNVVNLTLIDLPGLTKVAVDGQSETIVEDIENMVRTYVEKPNCIILAVSPANQDIATSDAIKLAREVDPTGERTFGVLTKLDLMDKGTNALDVLEGRAYRLQHPWVGIVNRSQADINKNVDMIYARRKEREYFATSPDYGHLASKMGSEYLAKLLSKHLEQFIKARIPSITSLINKSIDELESEMDHLGRPIAVDSGAQLYTILELCRAFDKIFKEHLDGGRPGGDRIYGVFDNQLPAALRKLPFDRYLSVQNVRKVVSEADGYQPHLIAPEQGYRRLIEGALNYFRGPAEASVDAVHFVLKELVRKSIGECQELKRFPSLQSTIAAASNEALEKFRDEGRKTVVRLVDMESSYLTVDFFRKLPQEMENQKGGKPEATAAVDRYGEYHFRRIGSNVSSYVNMVSDTLRNTIPKAVVYCQVKEAKQSLLNYFYTQIGKKEGKALAELLDEDPALMERRMQCAKRLELYKKARDEIDSVAWVR encoded by the exons ATGGAAAGTTTAATCGGATTGGTGAATCGGATTCAGAGAGCATGCACAGCTCTAGGTGACTATGGCGGTGGAGATAATGCATTTTCTTCACTATGGGATGCTCTTCCTTCAGTTGCTGTTGTTGGTGGTCAG AGTTCTGGAAAGTCATCTGTGTTGGAAAGCATAGTAGGCCGAGATTTTCTTCCTCGTGGATCAG GGATTGTTACAAGGAGACCGTTGGTGCTGCAGCTTCATAAGACTGATGACGGACAGCAGGAATATGCAGAGTTTGGTCATCTGCCGAGAAGACGGTTCACAGATTTCG CCGTTGTCCGCAAGGAGATTTCGGATGAAACTGATCGAATCACAGGGAAAACTAAGCAGATTTCTCCTGTTCCTATCCACCTGAGCATATACTCTCCAAATG TGGTCAACTTAACACTGATTGATTTACCTGGTTTAACAAAAGTGGCTGTTG ACGGGCAGTCTGAAACCATAGTTGaagacattgaaaatatggttcgAACGTATGTTGAGAAG CCCAACTGCATTATTTTAGCAGTTTCTCCTGCCAATCAGGATATTGCCACCTCCGACGCAATAAAACTTGCAAGAGAAGTGGACCCCACAG GTGAAAGGACATTTGGAGTGTTAACCAAGTTAGATTTGATGGACAAAGGCACTAATGCTCTAGAt GTTCTTGAAGGAAGAGCTTATCGTTTGCAACATCCCTGGGTTGGTATTGTGAATCGTTCACAAGCGGACATAAACAAAAATGTAGACATGATCTATGCAAGAAGAAAGGAGCGTGAATATTTTGCTACCAGTCCGGACTATGGGCATCTGGCTAGTAAAATGGGTTCAGAGTACCTTGCAAAACTACTTTCAAAG CACTTGGAACAATTTATTAAGGCAAGAATACCAAGTATCACCTCACTTATCAATAAAAGCATAGATGAGCTTGAATCGGAAATGGACCACCTTGGAAGGCCTATTGCTGTTGATTCTGGC GCTCAACTGTATACCATTTTGGAACTTTGCCGTGCCTTTGATAAGATATTTAAGGAGCATCTAGATGGAGG TCGACCTGGTGGTGATCGAATTTATGGAGTTTTTGACAACCAACTACCTGCTGCTTTGAGAAAACTCCCGTTTGACCGATATCTTTCTGTGCAAAATGTGAGGAAAGTTGTTTCAGAGGCAGATGGTTACCAGCCTCACTTGATAGCACCTGAACAAGGTTATAGACGGCTAATTGAAGGGGCCTTAAATTATTTTAGAGGCCCAGCTGAAGCCTCTGTTGATGCT GTTCACTTTGTGTTGAAGGAACTAGTGAGGAAATCTATTGGAGAATGTCAG GAGTTGAAGCGGTTTCCCAGTTTGCAATCTACAATAGCTGCAGCTTCTAATGAAGCCTTAGAAAAATTTCGGGATGAAGGTAGAAAGACGGTAGTAAGACTAGTGGACATGGAATCATCTTACTTGACAGTGGATTTCTTCAGAAAACTACCTCAGGAGATGGAAAACCAGAAAGGGGGAAAGCCAGAAGCTACTGCTGCCGTAGACCGATATGGAGAATATCACTTTCGGCGGATTGGTTCAAATGTATCATCTTATGTGAATATGGTGTCGGATACATTGAGGAACACAATCCCCAAAGCAGTGGTTTATTGTCAAGTTAAGGAGGCCAAACAATCTTTGTTAAATTACTTCTACACTCAGATTGGGAAGAAAGAG GGCAAGGCACTTGCAGAACTGTTAGATGAAGACCCTGCATTGATGGAGAGAAGAATGCAGTGTGCTAAGAGGCTCGAACTATACAAGAAAGCAAGAGATGAGATTGATTCTGTAGCATGGGTACGATGA